The Megalops cyprinoides isolate fMegCyp1 chromosome 19, fMegCyp1.pri, whole genome shotgun sequence genome has a window encoding:
- the alg1 gene encoding chitobiosyldiphosphodolichol beta-mannosyltransferase, with translation MADAWVAVFVVLVLVTGFVSSFFVTQFGLIFAVLPVIAVACVYLQTRRARNSHANRNVCVLVLGDIGRSPRMQYHAISLSKHGYSVSFVGYLGTKPHQDILGNERIKIIPISELKGLTAGPKILRYITKVILQSLQLFYVLLKIEAPSYALMQNPPGLPGIAVTWSVCVLRGSSFIIDWHNYGYTIMALTHGEKHPIVQVAKWYERFYGRFSSHNLCVTNAMKDDLRTNWGIRATTLYDKPPLLFKEAPLDIQHSLFMKMKKVHPPFQPRGESHTEDVEWTAFTKRDCTTGAITLVEGRPALLLSSTSWTEDEDFSILLKALEDYERFVEGGATLPSLVCVITGKGPQKEYYRKLIDRLSFKHIQICTPWLEAEDYPVLLGSADLGVCLHKSSSGLDLPMKVVDMFGCCLPVCAIHFQCLHELVKHEENGLIFKDSQELAEQLEMLLSDFPSSEGRMGHFRKNLRSSGQQRWDESWDQTVLPLLASNGN, from the exons ATGGCGGATGCTTGGGTTGCTGTGTTTGTAGTTTTAGTGCTTGTCACAGGATTTGTGTCCAGTTTCTTTGTAACACAGTTCGGTTTAATTTTTGCAGTCCTCCCGGTTATCGCAGTTGCGTGCGTATACCTGCAAACACGGAGGGCACGTAACAGTCACGCGAACCGTAATGTGTGCGTTCTGGTGTTGGGAGATATTGGACGCAGTCCGCGTATGCAGTATCACGCTATCTCCCTCAGCAAGCACGGATACAGCGTTTCCTTTGTCGGATATCTTG GTACCAAACCCCACCAGGATATTCTTGGAAATGAGAGAATAAAGATTATTCCAATTTCGGAATTGAAAGGGCTCACAG CTGGTCCCAAGATCCTTAGATATATTACAAAGGTGATTTTACAATCACTGCAGCTTTTCTACGTGCTGCTGAAGATTGAAGCTCCGTCTTATGCTCTCATGCAG AATCCCCCCGGTTTGCCCGGCATCGCAGTGACGTGGTCAGTGTGCGTGCTGCGGGGGAGCAGCTTCATCATCGACTGGCACAATTACGGGTACACCATCATGGCGCTCACCCACGGAGAGAAGCACCCTATCGTCCAGGTCGCCAAGTG GTATGAGAGGTTCTATGGCCGCTTTTCGAGTCACAACCTGTGCGTCACCAATGCCATGAAAGACGACCTGAGGACGAACTGGGGAATTAG ggCAACAACATTGTATGACAAGCCCCCCTTGCTATTTAAGGAGGCCCCCCTGGACATCCAGCACAgtttattcatgaaaatgaaaaaagtacatCCTCCATTTCAGCCACG GGGCGAGTCCCACACAGAGGACGTGGAGTGGACGGCCTTCACAAAGCGTGACTGCACCACGGGTGCCATAACCCTCGTCGAAGGACGCCCTGCCTTGTTGCTAAGCAGCACCAGCTGGACAG AGGATGAGGATTTTTCCATTCTGCTGAAGGCACTTGAGG ATTACGAACGGTTTGTAGAGGGTGGGGCCACCCTGCCATCACTGGTCTGTGTAATCACAG GCAAAGGTCCACAGAAAGAGTACTACAGAAAACTGATCGACAGATTGAGcttcaaacacatacagatcTGCACGCCCTGGTTGGAAGCTGAGGACTACCCAGTCTTGCTTG GTTCGGCCGATCTCGGGGTCTGCTTGCACAAGTCCTCCAGTGGCCTTGACCTGCCCATGAAGGTGGTGGACATGTTCGGCTGCTGCCTGCCAGTCTGTGCCATACATTTCCAATG TTTGCACGAGCTGGTGAAACATGAGGAGAACGGGCTGATATTCAAGGATTCCCAGGAGCTGGCTGAACAACTGGAG ATGCTGCTTTCAGACTTCCCCAGCTCAGAGGGCAGGATGGGTCATTTCAGGAAGAACCTGCGGTCCAGCGGCCAGCAGCGGTGGGACGAGAGCTGGGACCAGACCGTGCTCCCTCTCCTCGCCTCCAACGGCAACTGA